The genomic segment TGAAACCATGAAAGAGGGGCCGAACCCCTTTTACAATGTTTgatatggcttttatagccattttacaactctctctttttgtttgtttttctctCCTCTTTTCTGTTGTTGGTACTGCTATTCTTTTATTGTTTGCAGGTACCTTGACGAGACAAGGCAAGAGGGCGAGCAGTGGACCAGAGAGTAGGTGAACGGCGGAGCAAAGGAGTTGGTGAGAAGGCCCTAGGTGCGACGCACCTAAGGTTAGGGGGGATTAGGGTTtgctgttaatttttttttagtttgtggGCTGTTGTTGTTGGGCTAGATATTGGGCCATGGATTATTTTGGGTCTGCTTAGTGTAGGTATAATTTGGCTTGGGTTATGGGTTTGTAATGGGTaaatttgggcttgtacagctgcccctctttgctcgttgtcgtgtaacgagaacagagaaaagaccaagaaagaccaaatttgcccggtctcgccgagtctGGACTTCTCTTGACGCTTCTCTTCAATTAGCTTCACTCCAGTCCACTGtgccttgttgcttcgatccattccactgcaacttcagagagatacgacttgtagcttcaatccactctgTTGTAACTTTAAAGGGTGAGGTTGGTGGTTTAAATTTACTTTCCTActatcttgggaagataagattcaccgtctttgatctgctccactactgcttagggatacAGAATCTACAATCTTTgacctattccactactgcttagggtgataggaccaATGACTTAAAtttgcttctccactgtattgggaagataagattcaccatcttcgatctgctccactactgcttagggtgacagaatctgcaatctttgacctactccactactgcttagggtgataggactaatggcttaaatctgcttctccactgtattgggaagataagattcaccatcttcgatctgctccactactgcttagggtgataggactaatggcttacatatgcttctccactgtattgggaagataagattcaccgtctttgatctgctccactactgcttagggatacAGAATCTACAATTTTTgacctattccactactgcttagggtgataggactaatgtcttaaatctgcttctctactgtattgggaagataagattcaccatctttgacctattccactactgcttagggtgataggactaatggtttaaatctgcttctccactgtattgggaagataagattcaccatcttcgatctgctccactactgcttagggtgacagaatctgcaatcttcgacctactccactactgcttagggtgataggactaatggcttaaatctgcttctccactgtattgggaagataagattcaccatcttcgatctgctccactactgtttagggtgacagaatctgcaatcttcgacctactccactactgcttagggtgataagactaatggcttaaatctgcttctccactgtattaagaagataagattcaccatcttcgatctgctccactactgcatagggtgacagaatctgcaatcttcaacctactccactactgcttagggtgattgGACTAATGGCTTACAtatgcttctccactgtattgggaaaataagattcaccgtctttgatctgcttcactactgcttagggatatAGAATCTACAATTTTTgacctattccactactgcttagggtgataggactaatggcttaaatctgcttctccactgtattgggaagataagattcaccatcttcgatctgctccactactgcttagggtgacagaatctgcaatcttctacctactccactactgcttagggtgataggactaatggcttaaatatgcttctccactgtattgggaagataagattcaccatcttcggtctgctccactactgcttagggtgatagaatatgcaatcttcaacctactccattaCTGTTTAGGGTGataggtttgtgtcttcgatttGCTTCGCTGTCAaggtaggaaggcaagatctgttgtcttcgaccagctccactacaatcgaaagaggcaaggtttttcttcgatctgcttcgctgtcaatgtaggaaggcaagatcggctatctttgatctgcttcgtaGTCAGTACAGGAAAGCAAgatctgatgtcttcattgatctgttctctggggaataTGACCTATacaatgaacctaattatgcctaatgattatgatggcatgatcaaaatgaatcaaatgctcctaactagacatgtgtgaatggtgttcgcatgaatgcaaaattttatttttccgagaatgatcccgcttaggttgtcattactcgaagtttattaaggttttgtaACTAACGTGCTACGACGTCTTCTTGCCtgactggcttttctgaagaaacatttagccaggttgccccTCACTGTGaacctcaaagtttaatccattggggcgcaaaatttgtaccatcattctctcactgtaatccaagggtagaaatatgtggcctTTCCTCAATCCTTTCCTaccacaattcaaggatacaggaccTGAATCGTTCTAgttccttacaccattcccaaggtgtcgtactCATGTGCAAATGAATGATCTCTTCTCCGAGATAACCTCTTCCTATTGGCTGATAATCATtacttgcttgtttatttaagctttgtcattgACACGAtgtcttgtcattttgttcaatcaatgtacttgacaacaaaatccaaagagaaggTCAAAATTTAGACCATTCATTCTCAAATTTcaaacctttaaatttggtgtgttctaaacaatagtcctgtttcaggttcctgtattatttagaaacttttcagagtaatatgcaaaacttcctttatgaaagttttattagtccattaatcattatcccaatgcaacatgcttgcaaaaagggttataacaatggataagaataaagttggttctgaacATAGCTCAAAATGAATGAACTCTCCAGAATAGTAAAGTaggataataaagaaattgattaggaatgcatatcttggaaaagaataaagtatttcaagaacaacaaattcaatataaataatatgagaattgggtgccccagatatcgcagtttgaacttctctgtacaaactttttgaagaccattctgagtttgacatctgtttaggagatctacattgctttgtcgatgccccaagatgtcgcctaccctttcttgttgattcaagtataacaagatcaccacatctgatcaaaatttgaattgctctGATCACCttatgccccattctgatcaatatttgagctgtcctttttcgagttttcaactcaaatcacCTTTGGCCTAAGATGCCCcattgcgggttttcccctttgcctctccatttttatttttcatttttttattttcatttttttgacccaaagtgccctttgcgggttttcacattggtcctttattcttttttaaatgaCGTGTTTCTTGACTGGgtccgagtttataggattaacaatctcactcaggatcagtaCTCCTCTAAAAATGGTCATCATAGGGACATTCccggtttggcattcatttccctctagAATCTTTTCGTTGAGGAAGGATCTTCTTTCAACATCTAGCCCTcttgtggaattctctgggaTGACCCTGTTTGTCATGGGCTCGTATCATTTgcctttggcacatctgactctacTAAATAGTTTTTAGCCCTTTTCCTAGGGCCAACTGATCACATCACGATTGGATCCCTCCAACAAGCAATGCGGGATTttaataggtaaaactacctcaattttgtaaaccaaaaagagaggtgttgccccagtaTAGATGTTCGACAAGCaatgagggcaaatggtaatttcctATACCAGTCTTTGTTCACCTCTAGGTAATTCGGTGACAAACGTAGTGTctgcttctgaattgatttcagacCTCAGTTATCGTGCTATCATTTAAGTTCAATGCATTTCCCAATATCATCCTCTTTGAAATACTGTATCGGTATAGGATGACCTTGATCCATGAAGTAGCTTCTCTAAAAAATGAAGCAATGTCCATTAGAAGTCTTCAATAATGGTGATGTCCCTGCCCCATTtcgctcaaaatttgagtcgcccttttcgggttttcaactcaaatccacctttggtcaaagcgccctttgcgggttttcgccttgacctctcctttttcttttctttttctcttttctttttttttctcttatttttgactttgattgatttttctttttttcttttgactttgatttttccttttttcttttccctctttttttcttttttttatggaatctgaactcatagggttaggcaagtccttgttatcccttccgAAGGATCTTCTTTGATCTGATTTCCTTCATAGAGCCTTCTGGGGCGAAAGTACAATGGAAAACTTTTGATCTTCCTTtttaatcaggataaaatccCACAAAACCTGAAGAGATGGAagctcgacttcaaatgggcaaagctatgctgagtcAACGAGAGAGGCATTTGCCCTGACGAAGAATTACATCGTTCACTGTAAATTTCTAAAAACGTGCTTCTGTGCAGATTTCATTATTAGCGATTAAttcgggcatatcctggtataatcatacaaagacatctttgaactctagaggttactcaacaaggtcttgcttcgtcTTTGCGGTCAAGTCAATTCTAATATTCACCaaactcacaatttctaatgattccttgagaggtaggatctgtttatcctcttactctaccatcttcaacaagtccagagataggctacaatccatgtcattttcaaagccatgagatccctctaaacaaaTGCCTCATTCAAGTGGAAAATCTGAGTTTGCAGCAGTttcattcatgtcattgatatctgaggactcataataagtaccaaagaatatacaaaagaatgtataaatttatgaataattatttatacaatatgattatgaatgaatgaatgatgtggaagaaaatctaaaagaatgaaataatcagaaataattattcaaaaagaatgaaagaatattggctcaaaaaggaatgcaaagatgtattttattagaataatgacttttagacattagcctatttcacaaaggaacttctatcatttttaggctaaaaacaacaaaaatgttctgaacattactctaaataagctctaaaaactacaggggtTTCTTCTGCAGTTTAATTACTTAGAACACTCCAAATTCATAAGGgcagatatctaacaaggtccttTTTCATTGAACGTTTCCCAACACTTTTTCACACTCACTCCATTATCAATCATGACTGGGTAGCGAATTCCCTGCTACGTTTGGTCCTGATAGGACGCCAAATTTTACGATCCCCATCTTAATAAATCTTTCAACCAACTTCTTGAACGTAATACAATTTTCAATcgagtgccccgtaattcccgcatgatacTCGCATTAGgcattcgcatcataccatttaggatatggaggttgcatgggttttagATAGGAGGGAGATACCACATGTACGTCATATAAGTTCTGGTACAGCTCTCTATACGTCATTGGGATGGGTGTGAATTGGGGTCTTTCTTCATTTGGCCTTGGATTGGATTCCTACCTTGAAGAACCTTGTTGGTTAGTGGTTACTACTCTTGCTTGTCCCACCATGATTGGTTTAGAATAGCCCTTGTTAAACACGCTTGCATTGTTTATCTTGTGCTCTTTCTTCATCGGGGCTAACCTCTTGGCGCTTTCTCCCGTTTCTATCTTGCCGCATCTTATAGCGTTCTCTATCATTTCTCCCGACATCACTATATCTAAAAAGCTTTTAGTGGCGCTACCCAACATGTGATTTAGAAATGGAGCCTTCAAAGTATTGATAAAAAGCATGGTTGTCTCTTTCTCTAAAAGTGGTGGTTGAACTTGCGCTGCCGTTTCCCTCCATCTCTAAGCATACTGTCGGAAGCTCTCATTaggtttcttttccatgttttacaaTACAATTCGGTCAGGTGCTATATCCATTACATGTCTGTATTGCTTTATAAAGGCTTGCGCCAAATCTTTCCACGAGTGGATGTTGGCccgactcaattgattgtaccatctaGCCGCTGACCCGaccaaactgtcctggaagcagtgaaTCAGCAGTTGATCATTGTTGATATACGCGGTCATCCTTCGGcaaaacatagtgatatgagcttCGGGACAACTTGTCCCGTTATACTTCTTAAACTCCGGCATTTTAAATTTGGGAGGGAGGACCAAATCGGGTACCAAGCTCAAATCTTTGGCGTCTATTCCTTGGTGGTAATCAGTATTTTCCATGGCTTTAAACTTCTCCTCTAGCCATCTACATCGGTCTTCTAATTGTTTTGGCAAGTCCACTTTTGTCTTCTCTATTTCTGTTGCATCATCGAGATCAGGAACCACGGGATTGATAGGATTATCTCtaggattagaacccgagcctgtTGGGAAGTTCATCGATGCTGGGGCACCGACTTGGTATTGGGATCTAATGGTGACAGGTACCCTTTGTGGGTACATCCCTTGTTGTGCCTGGATATtggttggggtgaaacctggaggataggcAGGGTCTTCATGATCATCCCCAGAATTTACCACAGGGTTCTTCCCCTTATCATGCCCTCCAGCCATAAACTGCTTTAATTGATTCAATAAATCTCTCTGGGATTCTTCCATGTCTTGCTGCATTTTAGCTAGTTTTTCTTGCATTTGAGCTTGCATCTGTTCTTACAATTGCTCCAATCTCTCTagtctttgatccatttctttagTCTTGCggcgagtaccgtagtgatatctAATTGGCAGGTTTTTGTTGATTTCCAgggtaactgaaataattttacctaattagggtcactttgtgaaaatttaatgcatatgatgcaatgcaatgcaaatgtatgaa from the Gossypium hirsutum isolate 1008001.06 chromosome D09, Gossypium_hirsutum_v2.1, whole genome shotgun sequence genome contains:
- the LOC121220768 gene encoding uncharacterized protein, which gives rise to MQAQMQEKLAKMQQDMEESQRDLLNQLKQFMAGGHDKGKNPVVNSGDDHEDPAYPPGFTPTNIQAQQGMYPQRVPVTIRSQYQVGAPASMNFPTGSGSNPRDNPINPVVPDLDDATEIEKTKVDLPKQLEDRCRWLEEKFKAMENTDYHQGIDAKDLSLVPDLVLPPKFKMPEFKKYNGTSCPEAHITMFCRRMTAYINNDQLLIHCFQDSLVGSAARWYNQLSRANIHSWKDLAQAFIKQYRHVMDIAPDRIVL